A single Planctomycetota bacterium DNA region contains:
- a CDS encoding heparinase II/III family protein — MPLPRIAALVCALALPGGSALAAGEAPPPEAYTVVRPADNPLAKKGGAVPVPTITWEKVTVRPDHPRMLFTKETKAALAARIDQSPLRPKFLEAVEQGEPLACALMYQLTGRERYARSAIHSLLAGRITSGTMYQPMSYVFDWTYDAMTDEERREAIERVWATATVDRASGWPRCSAYSGYPEDPLPSETRPDQWPRFYNWTFHDQDCVRRYSPTLEAVIALAGHKPRAAESVRHYWEYSLKDLALFLDYLRDGSYWQGYYWSVTTRAAEIHRAFALMRSATGIDYLDPKAHPYLANLGRWILYCSDVARRRVIYNYGDGEMVNFDTTRVFPVLAMSADLSKDPRVEWLARQVQPEGADWFTEFFCHDPALPAVGPGDLPPARAFPGTGLAVMRTGWKGHDAWASTRFCDWFDMHGHPDAGSFILYCQSPLAPDTGFYCPGNYHANGYYTRTVAHNTITVRDPAAKTPLNDGCQRTRDKRTWSFAIGTDAWVYNQDEFDRANLLAFETQELYDYCAGEATKAYRPEMVKEFVRQTVLLRDGFFLVFDRVESPRAELEKRWLMHFVGEPAIDGRLVRAEVKGHIEDYDGSVAVSRGKERGVVRCQTLLPAQRVIRKIGGARPNIPVSTLCRVPRTVQRMGTGSRWEWTDPLILYYNDPLTGKKLGAICIGRETPTEAEYEINDKELYLKLHAYERGKTDEFRFKLADYETLLDLARDLGKRIQWHSAFHYLPGYEYYNEGVNYAPSYGYPAWENPAINAPELIGAANDAGSWRIEVYPAQQATRDYFFHVMRIQANAEEDPGTVTLARDEAGRAEAKVVLGGRTYLVAFNKTGDIGGHIRITDAAGQVLADRDFAKTIEQKD; from the coding sequence CCCTCCCCGGTGGCTCGGCCCTGGCGGCCGGAGAGGCCCCTCCCCCCGAGGCCTACACGGTCGTAAGGCCCGCCGACAACCCGCTGGCGAAGAAGGGCGGCGCCGTGCCCGTCCCCACGATCACGTGGGAGAAGGTCACCGTGCGCCCCGACCACCCGCGCATGCTCTTCACCAAGGAGACCAAGGCGGCGCTGGCCGCCCGCATTGACCAGAGCCCGCTGCGGCCGAAGTTCCTCGAGGCCGTCGAGCAGGGCGAGCCCCTCGCCTGCGCCCTGATGTACCAGTTGACCGGCCGCGAGCGCTACGCCCGGTCGGCGATCCACAGCCTGCTGGCCGGCCGCATCACGTCGGGCACCATGTACCAGCCGATGAGCTACGTCTTCGACTGGACCTACGACGCGATGACCGATGAGGAGCGGCGCGAGGCCATCGAGCGGGTGTGGGCCACGGCCACGGTGGACCGCGCCTCGGGCTGGCCCCGCTGCTCGGCCTACTCGGGCTACCCCGAGGACCCGCTGCCGTCCGAGACCCGGCCCGACCAGTGGCCGCGCTTCTACAACTGGACCTTCCACGACCAGGACTGCGTGCGCCGCTACTCGCCGACCCTGGAGGCCGTGATCGCGCTCGCCGGGCACAAGCCCCGGGCGGCCGAGAGCGTGCGGCACTACTGGGAGTACTCGCTGAAGGACCTGGCCCTGTTCCTCGACTACCTGCGCGACGGCAGCTACTGGCAGGGCTACTACTGGTCGGTCACCACGCGGGCGGCCGAAATCCACCGCGCCTTCGCCCTCATGAGGTCCGCCACCGGCATTGACTACCTCGACCCCAAGGCCCACCCCTACCTGGCCAACCTGGGGCGCTGGATCCTCTACTGCTCCGACGTCGCCCGCCGGCGCGTGATCTACAACTACGGCGACGGCGAAATGGTCAACTTCGACACCACCCGCGTCTTCCCCGTGCTGGCCATGTCGGCCGACCTGTCGAAGGACCCGCGCGTCGAGTGGCTGGCCCGCCAGGTCCAGCCCGAGGGGGCCGACTGGTTCACCGAGTTCTTCTGCCACGACCCCGCGTTGCCCGCGGTCGGGCCGGGCGACCTGCCCCCCGCGCGCGCCTTCCCCGGCACGGGCCTGGCCGTGATGCGCACCGGCTGGAAGGGGCACGACGCGTGGGCCTCCACCCGCTTCTGCGACTGGTTCGACATGCACGGCCACCCCGACGCGGGCTCCTTCATCCTCTACTGCCAGAGCCCGCTCGCCCCCGACACCGGCTTCTACTGCCCCGGCAACTACCACGCCAACGGCTACTACACGCGCACCGTGGCCCACAACACCATCACCGTGCGCGACCCCGCCGCCAAGACCCCGCTCAACGACGGCTGCCAGCGCACCCGCGACAAGCGCACCTGGTCCTTCGCCATCGGCACCGACGCCTGGGTCTACAACCAGGACGAATTCGACCGGGCCAACCTCCTGGCCTTCGAGACCCAGGAACTCTACGACTACTGCGCCGGCGAGGCCACCAAGGCCTACCGCCCCGAAATGGTCAAGGAATTCGTCCGCCAGACCGTGCTCCTGCGCGACGGCTTCTTCCTGGTCTTCGACCGCGTCGAGTCGCCCCGCGCCGAGCTCGAGAAGCGCTGGCTCATGCACTTCGTCGGCGAGCCCGCGATTGACGGCCGCCTCGTGCGCGCCGAGGTCAAGGGCCACATCGAAGACTACGACGGCTCGGTGGCCGTCTCCCGCGGCAAGGAGCGCGGCGTGGTGCGCTGCCAGACCCTCCTCCCCGCACAGCGCGTGATCCGCAAGATCGGCGGCGCCCGGCCCAACATCCCCGTCTCCACCCTCTGCCGCGTGCCGCGCACCGTCCAGCGCATGGGCACCGGCAGCCGCTGGGAGTGGACCGACCCCCTCATCCTCTACTACAACGACCCCCTCACCGGCAAGAAGCTGGGCGCCATCTGCATCGGGCGCGAAACGCCCACCGAAGCCGAATACGAGATCAACGACAAGGAACTCTACCTCAAGCTGCACGCCTACGAACGCGGCAAGACCGACGAGTTCCGCTTCAAACTCGCCGACTACGAGACCCTGCTCGACCTGGCGCGCGACCTCGGCAAGCGCATCCAGTGGCACTCGGCCTTCCACTATCTGCCCGGCTACGAATACTACAACGAGGGCGTGAACTACGCCCCCTCCTACGGCTACCCCGCCTGGGAGAACCCCGCCATCAACGCGCCCGAGCTCATCGGCGCCGCCAACGACGCCGGCTCCTGGCGCATCGAGGTCTACCCCGCCCAGCAGGCCACCCGCGACTACTTCTTCCACGTCATGCGCATCCAGGCCAACGCCGAGGAGGACCCCGGCACGGTCACCCTGGCCCGCGACGAGGCCGGCCGCGCCGAGGCCAAGGTCGTGCTCGGCGGCCGCACTTACCTGGTCGCCTTCAACAAGACGGGCGACATCGGCGGCCACATCCGCATCACCGACGCGGCCGGCCAGGTGCTCGCCGACCGCGACTTCGCGAAGACGATCGAGCAGAAAGACTGA